The following coding sequences are from one Mycobacterium bourgelatii window:
- a CDS encoding rhomboid-like protein, translating into MIYGLLSRLARVRFTVGYVAALISVSAVAVLLTPAEHERLIRHASTNLHNLSHGRLGTLLGSAFVVEAGPIYFWLPFLTCLLVLAELQLHSIRLLVAFLVGHIGATLVVAAALAAAVELGWMPWSITHATDVGMSYGALATLGALTAAIPRRWRPAWIGWWITVSVTAGLIGGEFTNGGHAVAVVLGVLASTRFRASAHWTPVRCVMLLLSSGFGFLVLGHSWLAMGAGLVFGAAGALLAEIATHRNGRRELAASSPA; encoded by the coding sequence ATGATTTACGGTCTCTTGTCCCGGCTTGCCCGGGTCCGATTCACCGTGGGTTACGTGGCCGCCCTTATCTCGGTCAGTGCCGTTGCCGTGCTGCTCACCCCAGCGGAACACGAACGCTTGATCCGGCATGCGAGCACCAACCTGCACAATCTGTCGCACGGGCGCTTGGGCACCCTGCTGGGTAGCGCATTTGTCGTAGAAGCCGGGCCGATCTACTTCTGGTTACCCTTCTTGACCTGCCTGCTCGTCCTTGCCGAACTGCAACTGCACAGCATCCGCCTTTTGGTGGCGTTTCTGGTTGGCCACATCGGGGCGACGCTGGTGGTGGCGGCGGCACTGGCCGCCGCGGTCGAATTGGGTTGGATGCCGTGGTCGATCACCCACGCCACCGACGTCGGGATGAGCTACGGCGCGCTGGCTACCCTCGGCGCGCTGACGGCAGCCATCCCGCGCCGCTGGCGGCCGGCGTGGATCGGTTGGTGGATAACGGTCAGCGTGACCGCCGGGTTGATTGGGGGCGAATTCACCAACGGGGGTCACGCGGTCGCGGTCGTGTTGGGAGTGCTGGCGTCCACCCGCTTCCGTGCGTCGGCCCACTGGACGCCGGTGCGGTGCGTGATGCTGCTGCTGTCCTCCGGCTTCGGATTCCTGGTGCTAGGGCACAGTTGGTTGGCGATGGGCGCCGGGTTGGTGTTCGGCGCGGCGGGCGCCCTGCTGGCTGAGATCGCCACACACCGGAATGGTCGCCGGGAACTGGCGGCTAGTTCGCCGGCGTGA
- a CDS encoding PE domain-containing protein yields the protein MSFLVANSEIVGAATAELDGIRAALDAANAAAPTTRIAAAAADEVSTAIASFFATHAQKYRALSSQAAAFHARFVQSLTSSVNWYASAEAANVSFVQSLEQQALSLVNAPTQAMLGRPLIGDGVNATAPGARGGDGGLLFGNGGNGADGAVAGQAGGAGGNAGLFGNGGAGGAGGAGVTGGSGGRGGLIAGNGGAGGQGGVGVAGVNGGLPGRGGSGGLAGVFGQPGAHGPDGAIEAGVGPTDPGGGSTDPGGPTDPGGPTDPGGPTDPDGPTDPGGPGGSGGVAATLETTRWDGGFRANYHVTNPGSNATTWKIEFDLPSGTIGDIWNAELSQSGTHYVLTPKYSPTLAPGDSLEVGFIVTQPGEYSPPTNIVINGEPVAGGSTPTTPPTNPTDPPIIPPIVPPPHTPSSTTGLFAPYVDMTLWPQFDFAGAASLGDVDHVILGFITSNSQGMPAWGGFDAYTIGTGNLLYQINDQINAMHNAGITATISFGGAANQELALTETSVTALAAKYQSVIDAYGIRNFDFDIEGAAQGDVASLTRRAQAIRMIQEAGLASGKPVEVTFTVPVLPTGLTADGMRVITNAIANGVDISRVNVMAMDYFDPSLPVAGKMGDYAIQAATAVHDQLVPLYPNKTDAEIWEMVAVTPMIGVNDNPVEIFTLEDAQKLTDFAQAKGLGGLHMWSINRDYPGPLGTLSNTSSGVDQTAWAFSQIFEKFDD from the coding sequence ATGTCTTTTCTGGTCGCTAATTCGGAGATCGTAGGTGCCGCTACAGCCGAATTGGACGGCATCCGCGCGGCGCTCGATGCGGCGAACGCGGCCGCGCCGACAACACGGATTGCGGCCGCCGCCGCCGATGAGGTGTCGACCGCCATCGCTTCCTTTTTCGCTACCCACGCGCAGAAATACCGTGCCCTGAGCTCGCAGGCGGCGGCCTTCCACGCGCGGTTCGTCCAGTCGCTGACGTCGAGCGTTAATTGGTATGCCAGCGCCGAAGCGGCCAACGTGTCCTTCGTGCAGAGCCTGGAGCAGCAGGCCCTCAGCCTGGTCAATGCGCCCACTCAAGCCATGCTGGGCCGGCCGTTGATTGGTGATGGGGTCAACGCGACAGCCCCAGGCGCTCGCGGGGGAGATGGTGGGCTGCTGTTCGGAAACGGCGGCAACGGCGCGGATGGCGCAGTTGCCGGGCAAGCCGGGGGAGCAGGCGGTAACGCCGGGTTATTTGGAAACGGCGGTGCCGGCGGTGCCGGCGGTGCGGGTGTGACTGGCGGCAGCGGGGGCCGCGGTGGCCTGATTGCGGGGAATGGTGGCGCCGGTGGACAGGGTGGCGTGGGCGTTGCAGGGGTCAATGGTGGCCTTCCCGGGCGCGGAGGTAGCGGAGGTCTGGCTGGGGTATTCGGGCAACCCGGAGCCCACGGGCCAGACGGCGCCATTGAGGCCGGTGTCGGGCCGACCGACCCCGGTGGCGGATCCACCGATCCCGGAGGGCCTACCGATCCCGGAGGGCCTACCGATCCCGGAGGGCCTACCGATCCCGATGGACCTACCGATCCCGGTGGTCCCGGCGGAAGCGGCGGAGTAGCGGCGACGTTGGAGACGACGCGCTGGGATGGTGGTTTCCGTGCCAACTATCACGTCACCAACCCAGGCTCGAATGCGACAACCTGGAAGATCGAGTTTGACCTGCCAAGTGGGACGATCGGCGACATCTGGAATGCCGAACTGTCGCAGTCGGGCACCCATTACGTGCTGACCCCGAAGTATTCGCCCACGCTCGCGCCGGGCGACTCACTCGAGGTCGGTTTCATCGTCACGCAGCCTGGCGAGTACTCACCGCCGACGAACATCGTGATCAACGGTGAGCCCGTCGCGGGTGGCTCCACGCCTACGACTCCGCCGACAAATCCGACAGACCCGCCGATAATCCCGCCCATCGTCCCGCCGCCGCACACCCCTAGTTCGACGACGGGACTGTTCGCTCCGTACGTCGACATGACGCTGTGGCCCCAGTTCGACTTCGCAGGTGCCGCAAGCCTCGGGGACGTCGACCACGTAATACTCGGTTTCATCACCAGCAATTCGCAGGGCATGCCCGCCTGGGGAGGCTTTGACGCATACACGATCGGTACCGGCAACCTGCTCTACCAGATCAACGACCAGATCAATGCGATGCACAACGCCGGTATCACCGCCACCATCTCCTTCGGCGGCGCGGCGAACCAGGAACTCGCTCTGACCGAAACGAGCGTGACCGCGTTGGCCGCGAAGTACCAGTCGGTGATCGACGCCTACGGGATCCGCAATTTCGACTTCGACATCGAAGGCGCCGCTCAGGGCGATGTCGCGTCCTTGACACGTCGCGCACAGGCAATCCGCATGATCCAGGAGGCCGGGCTGGCCAGCGGCAAGCCGGTCGAAGTCACGTTCACCGTTCCGGTGTTGCCGACGGGCTTGACCGCCGACGGGATGCGCGTCATCACCAACGCCATCGCCAACGGTGTGGACATCAGCCGCGTCAATGTGATGGCCATGGACTATTTCGACCCCAGCCTTCCCGTTGCGGGCAAGATGGGCGACTACGCGATCCAGGCGGCCACCGCCGTCCACGATCAGCTGGTGCCGCTGTATCCGAACAAGACGGACGCGGAGATCTGGGAGATGGTCGCCGTGACGCCGATGATCGGCGTCAACGACAACCCGGTCGAAATCTTCACGCTGGAGGACGCCCAGAAGTTGACCGACTTTGCCCAGGCGAAGGGTTTGGGTGGTCTGCACATGTGGTCGATCAACCGGGACTACCCGGGTCCGCTGGGCACGTTGTCGAACACCAGCAGCGGAGTGGACCAAACCGCCTGGGCTTTCTCTCAGATCTTCGAGAAGTTCGACGACTGA
- the pheS gene encoding phenylalanine--tRNA ligase subunit alpha, translating into MGDQPVDLSPEALATAVNEAQQAIASADSLEALARIKTEYLGDRSPLALARQALGTLPKEQRADAGKRVNIARAEAQRSYEERLATLRAERDAAVLVAERIDVTLPSTRQPTGARHPITILAEHIADTFIAMGWELAEGPEVETEQFNFDALNFPPDHPARSEQDTFYIAPENSRQLLRTHTSPVQVRTLLQRELPVYIISIGRTFRTDELDATHTPVFHQVEGLAVDRGLNMSHLRGTLDAFARAEFGPLARTRIRPHFFPFTEPSAEVDVWFANKKGGADWVEWGGCGMVHPNVLRAAGIDPEVYSGFAFGMGLERTLQFRNGIPDMRDMVEGDIRFSLPFGVGA; encoded by the coding sequence GTGGGTGATCAACCCGTCGACTTGTCGCCGGAAGCTCTGGCAACAGCGGTCAACGAAGCCCAGCAGGCCATCGCATCGGCCGACAGTCTGGAGGCGTTGGCGCGGATCAAGACCGAGTATCTCGGTGACCGGTCGCCGCTGGCCCTTGCCCGACAGGCTTTGGGCACCCTTCCCAAGGAGCAGCGCGCCGACGCCGGAAAGCGGGTCAACATTGCCCGCGCCGAGGCCCAGCGCAGCTACGAAGAACGTCTGGCGACGCTGCGTGCCGAGCGCGACGCGGCCGTTCTGGTCGCCGAAAGGATCGACGTCACCCTGCCGTCGACTCGGCAACCCACCGGCGCCCGGCATCCGATCACGATCTTGGCCGAGCACATCGCCGACACCTTCATCGCGATGGGGTGGGAGCTGGCCGAGGGGCCCGAGGTCGAAACCGAACAGTTCAACTTCGACGCGCTGAACTTCCCGCCCGATCACCCCGCTCGCAGCGAGCAGGACACCTTCTACATCGCCCCGGAAAACTCGCGCCAGCTGCTGCGCACCCACACCTCGCCGGTGCAGGTCCGCACACTGCTGCAGCGAGAGTTGCCCGTCTACATCATTTCGATCGGTCGCACCTTTCGCACCGACGAACTCGATGCCACCCACACCCCGGTTTTCCATCAGGTGGAAGGGCTGGCCGTCGATCGCGGCCTGAACATGTCCCATCTGCGGGGCACGCTGGACGCCTTCGCCCGCGCCGAATTCGGGCCGTTGGCCCGTACCCGGATTCGGCCGCACTTCTTCCCGTTCACCGAACCTTCCGCCGAGGTCGATGTGTGGTTCGCCAACAAGAAGGGTGGCGCCGACTGGGTGGAGTGGGGTGGTTGCGGCATGGTACATCCAAACGTGTTGCGAGCGGCCGGGATTGACCCAGAGGTGTACTCGGGATTCGCGTTCGGGATGGGGCTGGAACGAACTCTGCAGTTCCGCAACGGAATTCCCGACATGCGCGACATGGTTGAGGGGGACATCCGGTTCTCGTTGCCGTTCGGGGTGGGTGCCTGA
- the pheT gene encoding phenylalanine--tRNA ligase subunit beta, producing the protein MRLPYSWLREVVAAGAPDWDVAPSDLEQTLVRIGHEVEEIITLGPVDGPLTVGRVAGIEELTGFKKPIRACLVDIGQGKPQEIICGATNFSVGDLVVVALPGATLPGGFTITSRKTYGRTSDGMICSAAELGLGADHSGILVLPPGTAEPGADGAAVLGLDDVVFHLAITPDRGYCMSVRGLAREIACAYDLDFVDPASESVVAPLPVEGEAWPLTVQPETGVLRFALRPVTGIDPTAVSPWWLQRRLLLCGIRATSPAVDVTNYVMLEFGHPMHAHDRKRITGGFGVRFARPGETVVTLDDIERKLDPADVLIVDDVATTAIGGVMGAASTEVRADSTDVLLEAAVWDSAAVSRTQRRLHLPSEAARRYERAVDPAVSVAALDRCATLLADIAGGTVDPTLTDWRGDPPREDWSQPPIRIASDLPDRFAGVAYTPGTTMRRLIQIGATVHQDGETLTVTPPSWRPDLRQPADLVEEVLRLEGLEVIPSVLPAAPAGRGLTATQKRRRAIGKSLALSGYVEILPTPFLPAGVFDQWGLPADDPRRFTTDVLNPLEADRPQLATTLLPAMLEALTRNVSRGLVDAALFAVAQVVQPTEQTRGIGLIPVDRRPTDEEIATLDASLPRQPQHVAAVLAGLREPRGPWGPGRPVEATDAFEAVRIIARACGIDVTLRATQYLPWHPGRCAEVFVAEKSVGHAGQLHPAVIERAGLPKGTCAIELDLDAIPVVEVLVAPRVSPFPAVFQDVSLVVAEDVPAQAVEDAVREGAGDLLEHIQLFDVFVGPQIGENRKSLTFALRFRAPDRTLTEDDASAARDAAVRRAAELVGAVLRG; encoded by the coding sequence ATGCGCCTGCCCTACAGCTGGCTGCGTGAGGTCGTCGCAGCGGGAGCGCCGGACTGGGACGTCGCACCAAGCGATCTCGAACAGACCCTGGTGCGCATCGGCCACGAGGTCGAGGAGATCATCACCCTTGGACCGGTCGACGGCCCGCTGACCGTTGGACGGGTAGCCGGCATCGAAGAACTCACCGGCTTCAAGAAGCCCATCCGAGCTTGCCTGGTGGATATCGGTCAGGGCAAGCCGCAAGAAATCATCTGTGGTGCAACTAATTTCAGCGTCGGCGACCTGGTGGTGGTGGCGCTGCCCGGCGCCACGCTGCCCGGCGGCTTCACCATCACATCCCGCAAGACCTATGGCCGCACCTCCGACGGAATGATCTGCTCTGCAGCCGAACTCGGTTTGGGCGCAGACCATTCCGGCATCCTGGTGCTGCCGCCCGGAACCGCCGAACCGGGAGCCGACGGCGCCGCGGTGCTCGGGTTGGACGACGTGGTCTTCCACCTGGCCATCACACCGGACCGCGGCTACTGCATGTCGGTGCGCGGCCTGGCGCGCGAAATCGCTTGCGCCTACGACCTGGATTTCGTTGACCCTGCCTCCGAGAGCGTTGTCGCGCCGCTGCCGGTGGAGGGGGAGGCGTGGCCGCTGACGGTGCAACCCGAGACCGGAGTGCTCCGGTTCGCGCTACGACCCGTCACTGGGATCGACCCCACCGCCGTGTCGCCATGGTGGCTACAACGACGGCTGCTGCTGTGCGGCATTCGCGCCACTTCGCCAGCCGTCGACGTGACCAACTACGTGATGCTCGAATTTGGCCACCCCATGCACGCGCACGACCGCAAGCGGATTACCGGCGGCTTCGGGGTGCGCTTCGCGCGGCCGGGCGAGACGGTCGTCACCCTCGACGACATCGAACGCAAACTCGATCCGGCAGATGTGCTGATCGTCGATGACGTCGCAACCACCGCCATCGGCGGCGTGATGGGCGCGGCCAGCACCGAGGTGCGCGCCGACTCCACCGACGTCCTGCTGGAGGCCGCGGTGTGGGACTCGGCGGCGGTGTCACGCACGCAGCGACGGTTGCACCTGCCCAGCGAGGCCGCGCGCCGGTACGAGCGCGCGGTGGACCCCGCCGTCTCGGTGGCCGCGCTGGATCGCTGCGCAACCCTGCTGGCCGATATCGCCGGTGGGACGGTCGATCCGACGTTGACCGACTGGCGGGGTGACCCGCCGCGCGAGGACTGGTCTCAACCGCCGATCCGGATTGCGAGCGACCTGCCGGACCGCTTTGCGGGTGTGGCCTATACCCCGGGCACCACCATGCGGCGCCTGATTCAGATCGGCGCGACGGTGCATCAGGACGGTGAGACGCTGACCGTGACTCCACCGAGTTGGCGGCCCGATCTGCGACAACCCGCCGACCTGGTCGAAGAGGTGCTCCGGTTGGAGGGGCTGGAGGTCATCCCGTCGGTGCTGCCGGCGGCGCCCGCCGGGCGTGGGCTCACGGCAACGCAGAAGCGCCGTCGGGCGATCGGCAAGTCGCTGGCCCTGTCGGGTTATGTCGAGATCCTGCCGACGCCGTTCTTGCCCGCCGGGGTCTTCGATCAGTGGGGGTTGCCGGCCGACGACCCGCGACGCTTCACGACCGATGTGCTGAACCCGCTGGAAGCCGACCGCCCCCAGCTCGCCACCACGCTGCTGCCCGCGATGTTGGAAGCGTTGACGCGCAACGTATCCCGTGGTCTGGTCGACGCGGCGCTGTTTGCCGTCGCCCAGGTCGTGCAACCCACGGAGCAGACCCGCGGCATCGGCCTGATCCCGGTCGACCGCAGGCCCACCGATGAAGAGATCGCGACGCTGGACGCCTCCCTGCCGCGCCAGCCCCAACACGTCGCCGCAGTGCTGGCCGGGCTGCGGGAGCCGCGCGGCCCCTGGGGGCCGGGCCGCCCCGTCGAAGCCACCGATGCGTTCGAGGCGGTGCGAATCATCGCGCGCGCCTGCGGGATCGACGTGACACTGCGGGCGACGCAGTACCTGCCGTGGCATCCGGGCCGGTGCGCGGAAGTATTCGTCGCCGAAAAATCGGTCGGCCACGCCGGGCAATTGCATCCCGCCGTGATCGAGCGCGCCGGTCTGCCCAAGGGCACCTGCGCAATCGAACTCGATCTGGACGCGATTCCCGTGGTCGAGGTGCTCGTCGCACCCAGGGTTTCGCCATTTCCCGCGGTGTTTCAGGACGTCAGCTTGGTGGTTGCGGAAGATGTGCCCGCCCAAGCGGTGGAGGACGCCGTCCGAGAAGGGGCCGGCGACCTGCTGGAGCACATTCAACTGTTCGACGTCTTCGTCGGGCCGCAGATCGGCGAGAACCGCAAGTCGCTCACGTTCGCGTTGCGGTTCCGGGCGCCCGATCGCACCCTGACCGAGGATGACGCCAGCGCGGCCCGTGATGCCGCGGTACGGCGCGCCGCCGAACTCGTCGGCGCTGTCCTGCGCGGCTGA
- a CDS encoding PE family protein, with the protein MSFVIAAPELVEAAAQELAGIRSALAEVTAAAAAPTTGILSAGADEVSAAIAQAFGLHGQEFQALSAQAAAFHEEFVGMLNAGAGAYASAEASAQSLLSAPAQALADSVGAPYQALVSNTTANLQALGAQISANPAPILQQFLTNQSGYAQAIQTGIQSAVQNLPAEVANLPANIQAGFQGLLSANPGAVLQGIVNNQIGYAQLIAGSLQKAGSDLVTGFQALPASFQAASQAFAAGDVTGGLLQIGGGFLNPFFSGFDVVTGADGVLSITPVGALGDLLPILSIPGQMAQNFTNLLPAGSIPAQMAQNFTNVVKTLTDASVTSSASLVIDGSPPAGFSLDLNTHMGLPLALAIGAIGGPANALHALGTSATAFVNAAQSGNAIGAATALFDAPAAVTNGFLNGQITVPLQLTALGFPTTLNLPLSGILVNPTAYTGSADLGGGLLAPATVTGTPLGGIVSGLLNFLPQSIAAALGGPVPVMIPPVAQPLL; encoded by the coding sequence ATGTCGTTTGTCATCGCGGCGCCTGAACTAGTCGAGGCGGCAGCTCAAGAGCTGGCCGGTATTCGTTCGGCGCTTGCCGAAGTAACGGCGGCCGCGGCGGCTCCGACGACTGGCATCTTGTCCGCCGGCGCCGACGAGGTGTCTGCGGCGATCGCGCAAGCGTTCGGCTTGCACGGCCAGGAATTCCAAGCGCTGAGTGCGCAAGCGGCGGCTTTCCACGAAGAGTTCGTCGGCATGCTCAATGCCGGGGCTGGCGCCTACGCCAGCGCCGAGGCCAGTGCACAGTCGCTGCTGAGCGCACCGGCTCAAGCGTTGGCCGACAGCGTCGGCGCTCCTTACCAGGCGCTGGTTTCCAACACCACCGCCAATCTGCAGGCCCTCGGGGCGCAGATCTCGGCCAACCCGGCGCCAATCCTGCAACAGTTCCTCACCAACCAGTCGGGCTACGCCCAGGCCATCCAGACCGGGATCCAATCGGCCGTCCAGAACCTGCCGGCCGAGGTGGCCAACCTCCCGGCGAACATCCAAGCCGGCTTCCAGGGGCTGTTGTCAGCCAACCCTGGCGCCGTGCTGCAAGGCATTGTCAATAACCAGATCGGCTACGCCCAGCTCATCGCGGGCTCGCTGCAGAAGGCCGGCAGCGACCTCGTAACCGGGTTCCAGGCACTCCCGGCCAGCTTCCAGGCCGCGTCCCAGGCATTCGCCGCCGGCGATGTCACCGGTGGGTTGCTCCAGATCGGCGGTGGCTTCCTCAATCCGTTCTTCTCGGGCTTCGACGTCGTCACCGGCGCCGACGGCGTCCTGAGCATCACGCCGGTTGGTGCATTGGGTGACCTACTGCCGATCTTGTCCATTCCGGGACAGATGGCGCAGAACTTCACCAACCTGCTGCCTGCCGGATCCATCCCTGCGCAAATGGCGCAGAACTTCACCAATGTGGTGAAGACCCTCACCGACGCCAGCGTCACCTCATCGGCGAGCTTGGTCATCGACGGGTCCCCTCCGGCCGGTTTCAGCCTGGACCTCAACACTCATATGGGTCTGCCCCTCGCGCTTGCGATCGGTGCGATCGGCGGCCCGGCCAATGCGCTGCACGCTTTGGGTACCAGCGCGACCGCATTCGTCAATGCGGCCCAATCCGGAAACGCGATCGGCGCGGCCACAGCACTGTTCGACGCCCCGGCGGCAGTTACCAACGGCTTCCTAAACGGTCAGATCACGGTGCCGTTGCAGCTCACGGCATTAGGGTTCCCGACCACTCTCAACCTGCCGTTGTCAGGAATCCTTGTCAATCCGACCGCCTACACCGGGTCGGCCGACCTTGGCGGGGGCTTATTGGCACCAGCGACGGTCACCGGCACGCCCCTGGGCGGCATCGTTTCAGGCCTGCTGAACTTCCTGCCGCAGTCGATCGCGGCGGCACTCGGTGGCCCCGTTCCGGTGATGATCCCCCCGGTGGCGCAGCCGCTGCTGTAA
- a CDS encoding PE family protein has product MSFVFAQPDVLTAAAENLAGDPNSHPVSWRQPSTGDTGRGS; this is encoded by the coding sequence ATGTCGTTCGTATTCGCGCAGCCGGACGTGTTGACTGCGGCGGCTGAGAATCTGGCCGGGGATCCGAACAGCCACCCGGTCAGCTGGCGGCAGCCATCCACGGGTGACACGGGCCGCGGCAGCTGA
- a CDS encoding PE family protein gives MSFVITPELVGAAAGQLTSINAALNEAAAAASAPTSSVATAAADEVSAAISQLFGAYGREFQAANAQAAAFHAEFVRLLNGGAAAYVSTEIANAERNLLNAINAPVQTLFGPAGGLPTAEPLIPGISLPIPLPSGPLPGLPIPPIFGSGGLGGLLGGEGGLLGPILFGGTGGLLGPLIGGNGVLTSLIGSSPLAPYFASAGQQFGNIVSSILGGTFLSNPLGVLLPGLFPPTGGTPTTPTSYVPGNAWARLFANTGNNLVALNNAIAADPFPLLRQVIENQQGYAAATASDFARTFANLDTEIAYLPLTIENGIEGLASFNALHYAGVFANGTAGAYQTIGSSLTAFNSDFQANLVNFPADWSKVGQAIAAGDYHLAVTDGTSAVLNLFLNGFDTSNLSDIKLLGPVGDLFPILSLPGQQAIGLSTLMTPHSVPQQMTANLGKFYTALANTAVSTTVSTEISILPPNIELVMAANFGLPLSLLFGVGGAPVAAIDGLATAGTVIGGGIVTGNPVQIVGGFFDAPAFILDGLLNGETIVDVPLPVTIPVLPPLINDINIPVVAHLPFNGLLVPPHPLTATIPLQILGNDIPINLTLGGTKFGGLFQLLVNTGFRTLADSIAN, from the coding sequence ATGTCGTTTGTTATCACGCCGGAGTTGGTTGGGGCCGCAGCTGGGCAGTTGACCAGTATCAATGCGGCACTCAATGAGGCAGCCGCCGCAGCGTCGGCCCCGACCAGCAGCGTCGCCACCGCGGCCGCCGACGAGGTGTCGGCGGCCATCTCGCAGCTCTTCGGCGCGTACGGACGGGAATTCCAAGCGGCCAACGCGCAGGCAGCGGCGTTCCACGCCGAGTTTGTGCGACTGCTGAACGGTGGCGCCGCCGCCTACGTCAGCACCGAGATCGCCAACGCCGAGCGGAACCTGCTCAACGCGATCAACGCCCCCGTTCAAACGCTGTTCGGTCCGGCCGGCGGTCTGCCCACCGCCGAGCCTCTTATCCCTGGCATTTCCTTACCTATACCGCTGCCGTCGGGACCGCTGCCAGGCCTTCCGATCCCGCCGATTTTCGGCAGTGGCGGCTTGGGCGGCCTCCTCGGCGGGGAAGGCGGACTGCTTGGGCCGATCCTTTTCGGAGGCACCGGCGGACTTCTCGGTCCGCTCATCGGCGGCAACGGCGTCCTGACCTCGCTGATCGGCAGCAGCCCGTTGGCTCCCTACTTCGCGAGCGCCGGCCAGCAGTTCGGCAACATCGTGTCCTCGATCCTCGGCGGCACCTTCCTTTCCAACCCGCTCGGGGTACTGCTGCCAGGCCTCTTCCCGCCGACCGGCGGCACACCTACCACGCCTACGTCCTATGTGCCCGGCAATGCGTGGGCACGGCTCTTCGCGAACACCGGCAACAACCTGGTTGCCCTGAACAACGCGATCGCGGCCGACCCGTTCCCGTTGTTGCGGCAGGTCATCGAAAACCAGCAGGGCTACGCGGCCGCGACGGCCAGCGACTTCGCGCGGACCTTCGCGAACCTGGACACCGAAATCGCCTACCTGCCGCTGACCATCGAGAACGGCATCGAGGGCCTCGCTTCCTTCAATGCGCTTCACTACGCCGGTGTCTTCGCCAACGGCACTGCCGGCGCTTACCAGACGATCGGTTCGTCACTGACGGCCTTCAACAGCGACTTCCAGGCCAACCTGGTGAACTTCCCGGCCGACTGGTCGAAGGTCGGCCAGGCGATCGCGGCGGGGGACTACCACCTGGCAGTCACCGACGGAACGTCCGCAGTTCTCAACCTCTTCCTGAACGGCTTCGACACCAGCAATTTGTCGGACATCAAGCTGTTGGGGCCCGTCGGAGACCTGTTCCCGATCCTGAGCCTTCCCGGCCAGCAGGCAATCGGTCTGAGCACGCTGATGACGCCGCACTCCGTTCCCCAGCAGATGACCGCGAACCTCGGGAAGTTCTACACCGCGCTGGCGAATACCGCCGTCTCGACCACGGTGTCGACCGAGATCAGCATTCTGCCGCCCAATATCGAACTCGTCATGGCTGCGAACTTCGGCTTGCCGCTGTCACTTCTCTTCGGCGTCGGCGGAGCGCCGGTTGCCGCGATCGACGGTCTGGCCACCGCAGGGACGGTCATCGGGGGCGGCATCGTGACCGGGAACCCGGTCCAGATCGTCGGAGGCTTCTTCGACGCACCCGCATTCATCCTGGACGGCCTACTCAATGGTGAGACCATCGTGGACGTACCGTTGCCGGTAACCATCCCGGTGCTGCCACCCCTCATCAACGACATCAACATTCCGGTCGTGGCACACCTGCCGTTCAACGGGCTTCTGGTTCCGCCGCATCCCTTGACGGCGACGATCCCCCTACAGATTCTGGGCAACGACATCCCGATCAACCTGACGCTCGGGGGCACGAAGTTCGGCGGCCTCTTCCAACTGCTCGTCAACACCGGATTCCGGACCCTCGCGGACTCGATCGCCAACTAG